In a single window of the Gossypium hirsutum isolate 1008001.06 chromosome A13, Gossypium_hirsutum_v2.1, whole genome shotgun sequence genome:
- the LOC107951365 gene encoding uncharacterized protein — protein MLSIENPPPDPPCPCQVIVQLKSGGDEIQRPPHKLPLPEVDLLKKPSLDNHHHRHHHQTPLPKFSIRDYVFTARGKDIKKNWPFSPKNLQLCLKHGLKDPLPPFQPLDTVRNLSIERCVVETNPFEKQNIRKSGEEPSGSNDHVVLESSNDAHSNHNLAGTCIDNSSCRSGEHGSGLPSTTASVSQSDIDSVLINKQSSLPLETDTSVEASAEVQATGKIRKTENTTRPSGKKCRLIVKFGAHSDRSSTEDITSNCTMLSESMASKVCPVCKTFSSSSNTTLNAHIDQCLSDESTPKWTVDSKLTRHRIKPRKTRLMVDVYATAKPCTLEELDRRNGTSWATASNIPRQDSGKLEISDEGKKQKISSTIPKDTGDVGAVYFDANGTKIRILSKPNDAPLVSKVGDDPGPNKAFKGSKGSKFLSTKKKRRHSLKHNKYLKLAPQSRKLFSHKTRSSMIVGGQEGCCGVSESCKNEGSHVPRQVKSSDSRNFRERVCSKQAGLSRKPDNQDRLQPSNCKRYVTLDLQVPSDQPHQGDPVVERNCVRRLKNLSKNPISSPEKSEKTEKPVYEAPSDMVEMEHSLGRKRVRSSLSGARIRNKVELRPLKQNANQLSKDHPHLDRHHMVRSMNSGGNSSSSLSKKVIDIDANSNPNSPVTATTPISDQSFAFKCFRSSPKKNLPSASSRPSMVKSGSNLVKNHLTMESQLHFMEEIDEEESWGPESDQECDLVHDGAKNQCGRKEITKEMSFGGSSIQGAQSGEQRGRKSVSREEYMALKSLHSEPRYYDNDEMENTDSSARGSENILDRVDGLESIEETVTSLSQPVETKFNELSNLSMNRSNSLQTNEDYSRPLCGGEELANLTEPSLVGKPHRFCAEVSDGIIGQTANMGGELDSDAAQVNSFPEVDPIPIPGPPGSFLPSPRDMGSDDFQGNSSLTTSRIQSSQDQLDLVDGDSSDSPISAVSTISNSVEAKSDLKYAEPLAFVDAPAVLENYRSGYSTTKSEPLAENGAAFPHSSAGLDRTLEGEKLRVHRISFGKRPLIFKNDEQPCCCQRKDRSSQGFALNYQESQLLRQRTMGSMLVPATGMQIAANQNISPDNLDARPETTSRSSSASLGSEQMVLPVMKLPADPIPFNGFPDASVKLSASNDRDSATPSSSNPVLRLMGKNLMVVNKEEDKSVPVGQAQSFAQSDHPTPKFPTPSGISPSNMGNQAGMPFHHTMSQSSLIFDQHPKDLVGQSFDVQFTNGYRNHANLGTPPQFPAGMFFDERMDRGLTNSMEFYKYECDYNLPAQLNRLKNKPVPAATYDMEKVATLDGRHRNGDSAVSSKQVIIIDDEPESETTKFADIAKHFEGLRESPLIPAGISMPLVPNHSIRRRNPFSRYHSEGALVGDPNMVQNKNFNAIPSGRGNTVPVRWDCSSEGSGVPQRASLMAVSPSRGHLRPAVSYSPSLS, from the exons ATGTTATCCATTGAAAACCCTCCACCAGATCCCCCATGTCCCTGCCAAGTTATAGTACAGCTGAAAAGTGGTGGTGATGAGATTCAGAGGCCTCCTCATAAGCTTCCCTTGCCTGAGGTAGATCTGCTAAAGAAGCCGTCTCTTGAtaatcatcatcatcgtcatcatcatcaaACCCCACTCCCTAAATTCTCCATAAG AGATTATGTGTTCACTGCTCGGGGCAAGGATATCAAGAAGAATTGGCCATTTTCTCCCAAGAATTTGCAACTTTGTTTGAAGCATGGCTTGAAGGATCCATTGCCACCATTTCAGCCTCTTGATACTGTAAGAAACCTATCCATAGAGAGATGTGTGGTTGAAACCAATCCATTTGAGAAGCAAAATATAAGGAAATCCGGTGAAGAGCCATCTGGGTCAAACGATCATGTGGTACTAGAGTCATCCAATGATGCTCACTCAAACCATAACCTAGCAGGTACTTGCATAGACAATAGCTCCTGCAGATCCGGAGAACATGGAAGTGGTTTACCCTCTACAACAGCTAGTGTTTCTCAATCTGACATAGACTCGGTTCTCATTAACAAGCAGTCCAGCTTACCATTAGAAACCGATACATCAGTGGAAGCATCAGCTGAAGTTCAAGCTACTGGTAAGATCCGGAAGACTGAAAACACAACTCGACCATCAGGCAAGAAGTGCAGGTTAATTGTGAAATTTGGTGCCCATTCTGATCGTAGCTCGACTGAAGATATTACTTCGAATTGTACCATGTTATCTGAATCCATGGCTTCTAAAGTTTGCCCTGTTTGTAAAACTTTCTCGTCCTCTTCCAATACCACCTTGAATGCTCACATCGACCAATGTCTTTCTGACGAATCGACTCCCAAGTGGACAGTGGATTCTAAGCTTACCCGCCATAGAATTAAGCCAAGGAAGACAAGACTGATGGTGGATGTATATGCTACTGCCAAGCCATGCACTTTGGAAGAACTTGATAGGAGGAATGGTACAAGCTGGGCCACTGCATCTAACATACCTAGACAGGATTCTGGGAAACTTGAGATATCTGATGAAGGGAAAAAGCAAAAGATTTCCTCTACTATTCCCAAGGATACTGGTGATGTAGGTGCTGTTTATTTTGATGCCAATGGTACAAAAATTCGTATTTTATCCAAGCCTAATGATGCTCCACTAGTGTCAAAAGTTGGAGATGATCCTGGACCAAACAAAGCTTTTAAAGGGAGTAAAGGAAGCAAATTCCTTTCAACCAAAAAGAAAAGGCGACATTCCTTGAAACATAACAAGTATCTTAAACTTGCTCCTCAAAGCCGAAAACTTTTTTCACATAAGACCCGTTCTTCTATG ATAGTTGGAGGCCAAGAAGGGTGCTGTGGAGTATCTGAAAGTTGCAAGAATGAGGGATCGCATGTGCCAAGGCAAGTTAAATCAAGTGATTCTAGAAACTTTAGGGAAAGGGTGTGCTCTAAACAAGCTGGTCTTTCAAGGAAGCCTGATAATCAAGACAGACTTCAACCATCGAATTGCAAACGGTATGTTACCCTGGACTTGCAGGTTCCAAGTGACCAACCACATCAAGGTGATCCTGTTGTGGAGAGAAATTGTGTTCGTAGGttaaaaaatttatctaaaaatcCAATTTCTTCTCCTGAGAAAAGTGAGAAGACAGAGAAGCCAGTTTATGAAGCCCCTTCAGATATGGTTGAGATGGAGCATTCTTTGGGAAGAAAGAGAGTAAGGAGCTCCTTGTCTGGAGCCAGAATCCGTAACAAGGTGGAGCTAAGGCCACTTAAGCAAAATGCGAATCAGTTGAGCAAAGACCATCCCCATCTAGATAGGCATCATATGGTGAGATCTATGAACTCTGGTGGAAATTCTTCATCTTCATTGAGCAAAAAGGTGATTGATATCGATGCAAATAGTAATCCAAATAGTCCTGTCACTGCTACAACACCTATCAGTGATCAATCTTTTGCATTCAAATGCTTCAGATCCTCACCAAAGAAAAATTTGCCGTCTGCTAGCAGCAGGCCTTCTATGGTTAAATCTGGGTCTAATTTGGTTAAGAATCATTTAACAATGGAGAGCCAACTTCATTTTATGGAAGAAATAGATGAGGAAGAATCCTGGGGTCCTGAGTCTGATCAAGAATGTGACTTGGTGCATGATGGTGCTAAAAATCAATGTGGAAGGAAAGAGATTACTAAAGAAATGTCATTTGGTGGAAGCAGCATCCAAGGAGCCCAATCTGGGGAACAAAGAGGAAGAAAAAGTGTTTCCAGGGAGGAATACATGGCTTTGAAGAGTTTACATTCAGAACCTCGTTATTATGATAATGATGAGATGGAGAACACAGATTCTTCTGCAAGAGGTAGTGAGAATATTCTGGATAGAGTTGATGGTTTGGAATCTATTGAGGAGACAGTCACTAGTTTGAGTCAGCCAGTAGAAACCAAGTTTAACGAACTGAGTAATCTTTCCATGAATAGGTCCAATTCTTTACAGACTAATGAAGATTACAGCAGGCCTCTATGTGGGGGTGAAGAACTGGCTAACCTTACTGAGCCAAGTCTTGTTGGTAAACCACACAGGTTTTGTGCTGAAGTTAGCGATGGTATAATTGGGCAAACAGCTAATATGGGAGGAGAATTGGATTCTGACGCAGCACAAGTGAACTCTTTTCCGGAGGTAGATCCAATACCTATTCCTGGTCCTCCAGGATCGTTTTTGCCTAGCCCTAGGGACATGGGTTCTGATGATTTTCAAGGGAATTCATCATTGACCACCAGCCGAATTCAATCCTCTCAAGATCAGCTTGATTTGGTTGATGGGGACTCATCAGATTCACCAATATCTGCAGTATCTACTATCTCTAATTCTGTGGAAGCCAAGTCAGATTTGAAGTATGCGGAACCGTTAGCATTTGTTGATGCTCCTGCAGTGCTAGAAAATTATAGGTCTGGCTACTCTACTACCAAATCTGAACCTTTAGCTGAAAATGGTGCTGCATTTCCCCATTCAAGCGCTGGACTGGATAGAACTTTGGAAGGAGAGAAGCTTAGAGTACATAGAATATCTTTTGGAAAGAGacctttgatttttaaaaatgacGAACAGCCATGCTGTTGCCAAAGAAAAGATAGATCATCTCAGGGTTTTGCTCTAAATTATCAGGAATCACAACTACTAAGGCAACGGACAATGGGTTCAATGCTGGTCCCTGCCACGGGAATGCAAATTGCTGCCAATCAAAATATCAGTCCCGATAATTTGGATGCAAGACCAGAAACAACTTCTAGGAGCAGTAGTGCGAGTTTAGGATCTGAGCAAATGGTTCTACCTGTCATGAAACTGCCTGCAGATCCCATTCCTTTTAATGGATTCCCTGATGCTAGTGTCAAGCTTTCTGCATCCAATGATCGTGATTCTGCTACTCCGTCATCTTCTAATCCCGTTCTGAGGCTGATGGGAAAGAACTTAATGGTGGTTAACAAGGAGGAAGACAAATCTGTGCCAGTTGGTCAGGCTCAGTCATTTGCCCAGAGTGATCATCCTACTCCTAAGTTTCCAACTCCTTCTGGAATCTCTCCTAGCAATATGGGGAATCAAGCTGGGATGCCATTCCATCACACGATGTCTCAGAGTTCGTTAATCTTTGATCAGCATCCAAAAGATTTGGTGGGGCAATCTTTTGATGTCCAATTTACAAATGGCTATAGGAACCATGCAAATCTTGGAACACCACCTCAATTTCCAGCTGGGATGTTTTTTGATGAGCGTATGGACCGTGGTTTGACAAACTCCATGGAGTTCTACAAATATGAATGTGACTATAATTTGCCAGCTCAACTGAACAGACTGAAGAACAAGCCAGTTCCAGCAGCAACATATGATATGGAGAAAGTTGCAACTCTAGACGGCCGACATAGGAATGGTGATTCTGCTGTTTCCAGTAAACAAGTAATTATCATTGATGATGAGCCGGAAAGTGAAACAACAAAGTTTGCCGACATTGCCAAACATTTCGAAGGCTTGAGGGAAAGCCCGCTAATACCTGCTGGCATTTCAATGCCATTAGTTCCTAATCATAGCATAAGGCGCAGGAATCCATTTTCTCGTTATCATTCTGAAGGAGCTTTAGTAGGTGACCCAAACATGGTACAAAATAAGAACTTCAATGCAATCCCTTCGGGTCGAGGCAATACTGTTCCTGTTAGATGGGATTGCTCTTCAGAAGGTTCTGGGGTGCCGCAGCGGGCTTCTCTTATGGCTGTATCACCCTCGAGGGGCCATCTCAGACCTGCAGTTTCTTATTCTCCGAGTTTGTCTTAG